In Lentisphaera araneosa HTCC2155, the genomic window TCATTAAATTTCTCCGTGTAATAATTATAGGGCAGACATTAAAGCCGACCCTATAATTTACAAGCTCAATTAGCTAAGAGCTGCAGCGTTTAAAATGAGAGCTGAAAAATCATCGGCTTTGAGACTTGCGCCACCAACTAATGCACCGTCGATGTCTTCGCAAGACATGAGCTCAGCAACGTTAGCAGGCTTCACTGAACCACCGTACTGAATGATCACTTTGTCAGCCACTTCTTGACCGTAAAGTGCCGCGAATTCGCTACGGATGTAAGCGTGAGTGTCTTGTGCTTGCTCTGGACTTGCCGTAACACCTGTACCGATTGCCCATACTGGCTCGTAAGCCACAACGAGGTTAGTCATTTGCTCAGCAGTGATATCTGCAAAACCTTCAACGATCTGAGCTTTAAGAACAGACTCCATGTTTCCGCCTTCGCGCTCTTCAAGAGTTTCACCGATACATACGAAAGGCTTGATGCCAGCAGCTAAAGCCGCTTTTGTACGGAGGTTAACTGTCTCGTTAGTTTCGCCGAAGTACTGACGACGCTCAGAGTGACCAATGATAACGAGCTCAATACCCGCTTCTTTGAGCATAGCAGCTGAAAGCTCACCCGTGTAAGCACCTGATTCAGCAAAGTGAACGTTCTGTGCGCCGATACCGATGGGAGAACCTGCAGCAGCAGCTTGGCCCGCAGCAATTGAGAGGAATGGAGGAAATAAAGCTACGTCGAGCGAACCGTTAAAGTCAGCG contains:
- the tpiA gene encoding triose-phosphate isomerase; translation: MKRRLFIAGNWKLNKTAAETTETVADLKAKLADFNGSLDVALFPPFLSIAAGQAAAAGSPIGIGAQNVHFAESGAYTGELSAAMLKEAGIELVIIGHSERRQYFGETNETVNLRTKAALAAGIKPFVCIGETLEEREGGNMESVLKAQIVEGFADITAEQMTNLVVAYEPVWAIGTGVTASPEQAQDTHAYIRSEFAALYGQEVADKVIIQYGGSVKPANVAELMSCEDIDGALVGGASLKADDFSALILNAAALS